A single Perca flavescens isolate YP-PL-M2 chromosome 2, PFLA_1.0, whole genome shotgun sequence DNA region contains:
- the LOC114562426 gene encoding sarcalumenin, whose product MKSLLSVCCLLSLLALSDAGSSIHDEEPLVRLQLQQPEGDLFSCGCDTTEEHTSQSSSNDTPAPERAMCQPCKPPSAVEEPALTSEHEEEEAEAAPVEEVASTEEVTSDGEEAQEEAASQEGVEEEEASPEEEALGQSVEEEEVAEGASSPEEEEEVAEVEEENIDEGEGEAEEDLPHKEEEVSEPQEEVAEEEGAAAAAAEEEEEAVEEPEGEDTQEDTEAAAEEESVETFIPEAVEEEAAEDAAEEEVAVAESEPEEEPVELPQTDSEHEETEPEVMPESEDGPEPEVTTEPEPEWTTEPEPEPEGTTEPEPEPQGTTEPEPEWTTEPEPEPEPEPEVTTEPEPEPEGTTEPEPEPEIEVVAEPEVISEPETIPEPEPEPEVEAEPVVEEVTPESVEDVAVEEEASVDVVEEAPVVEEAPVDVEEVTVEEVTAEEPAQSQTKEHKKDEAAGPKLRDRAHIEDTLRLATTEPSAEFSAAMKKLLNIYHTAIKPMEQAYKYNELRQHEVTDGEITSKPMVLFLGPWSVGKSSMINYLLGLHGTSQELYTGAEPTTSEYTVIMHGDKFRSIEGIVMAADSSRSFSPLEKFGQGFLERLVGVEMPHKLLERVTFVDTPGIIENRKQQERGYPYNEVCQWFIDRADLIFQVFDPTKLDVGAELEMLFKQMKGRESQIRLILNKADSLSTQNLMRVYGALFWSMAPLINVTEPPRVYVSSFWPQDYAADTSRELFMKEETSLLEDLNQVIENQMENKIAFIRQHGIRVRIHALLVDRYLQTYHDKLGWFSDPYEVFQDIVNDPDKYYIFKSILAKTNVSKFDLPNKEAYQDFFGVNPVSSFKQLSSHCSWTGGCLLEKIERAISNDLPALLSSVSKAADTPAPAKAAPTPPPPLPGTCEGPGCEEKPKNRWRKH is encoded by the exons GATCCTCCATCCACGATGAGGAGCCTCTGGTGCGTCTGCAGCTCCAGCAGCCAGAGGGAGACCTCTTCTCCTGTGGATGTGACACAACAGAGGAGCACACCAGCCAGAGCTCCTCCAACGACACCCCGGCCCCGGAGAGGGCCATGTGCCAGCCCTGCAAACCCCCTTCAGCTGTAGAAGAGCCGGCTTTAACCTCAGAgcatgaagaggaggaggcggaggCGGCTCCTGTGGAGGAGGTTGcttccactgaggaggtaacaAGTGATGGAGAAGAAGCGCAGGAGGAGGCAGCTTCCCAGGAAGGGGTAGAAGAAGAGGAGGCGTCACCTGAGGAGGAGGCTCTGGGTCAaagtgtggaggaggaggaagtagCTGAGGGGGCATCATCTcctgaagaggaagaggaggtagCTGAGGTTGAGGAAGAGAACATCGACGAAGGTGAGGGAGAAGCAGAGGAGGATTTACCCCACAAGGAAGAGGAAGTGAGTGAACCTCAGGAAGAAGTTGCAGAAGAGgaaggagctgctgctgctgctgctgaagaagaagaagaagcagttGAGGAACCAGAAGGTGAGGACACAcaggaggacacagaggcagCCGCTGAGGAGGAAAGTGTGGAAACGTTCATTCCTGAGGCTGTAGAGGAGGAAGCTGCCGAGGATGCAGCTGAGGAAGAGGTTGCAGTGGCTGAATCTGAACCAGAAGAAGAACCCGTTGAACTTCCTCAAACAGACTCTGAACATGAGGAAACAGAACCAGAAGTGATGCCGGAATCTGAGGATGGACCAGAACCAGAGGTGACtacagagccagaaccagagtggactacagagccagaaccagaaccagaggggactacagagccagaaccagaaccacagGGGACtacagagccagaaccagagtggactacagagccagaaccagaa ccagaaccagaaccagaggtGACTacagagcctgaaccagaaccagaggggactacagagccagaaccagaacctgagATCGAAGTGGTTGCAGAGCCTGAAGTCATTTCAGAGCCGGAGACAATTCCAGAGCCcgaaccagaaccagaagtgGAGGCAGAGCCTGTTGTGGAGGAGGTCACACCAGAATCTGTAGAGGATGTGGCTGTGGAAGAGGAGGCATCGGTGGATGTTGTTGAGGAGGCTCCTGTGGTGGAGGAGGCACCTGTTGATGTCGAGGAGGTGACAGTGGAGGAGGTGACTGCAGAGGAGCCTGCGCAGTCTCAAACCAAAG AACATAAGAAAGATGAGGCAGCAGGCCCCAAACTGAGGGACCGCGCCCACATTGAGGACACGCTGCGATTGGCCACTACTGAACCCTCAGCAGAGTTCTCAG ctgctaTGAAGAAGCTGTTGAACATCTACCACACTGCCATCAAGCCAATGGAACAAGCCTACAAGTACAACGAGCTCAGGCAGCATGAAGTCACAG ATGGTGAGATCACCTCTAAGCCCATGGTTTTGTTCCTGGGACCGTGGAGTGTCGGCAAGTCCTCCATGATCAACTACCTGCTTGGCCTTCACGGCACCTCACAGGAACTCTACACAG GTGCTGAGCCCACCACCTCCGAGTACACAGTCATAATGCACGGTGACAAGTTTCGGTCCATAGAGGGCATCGTCATGGCAGCAGACAGCTCGCGGTCCTTCTCGCCTCTGGAGAAGTTCGGCCAAGGCTTCCTGGAGCGGCTGGTGGGCGTCGAGATGCCCCACAAGCTGCTGGAGAGGGTCACCTTCGTCGACACGCCGGGCATCATTGAAAACCGCAAGCAGCAGGAGAGAG gttACCCCTACAACGAGGTGTGCCAGTGGTTCATTGATCGAGCCGATCTGATCTTCCAGGTGTTTGATCCCACCAAGCTGGACGTGGGTGCCGAGCTAGAGATGCTCTTCAAGCAGATGAAGGGACGCGAGTCCCAGATTCGCCTCATCCTCAACAAGGCCGACAGTCTTTCCACCCAGAACCTGATGAGGGTCTACGGGGCCTTGTTCTGGAGCATGGCGCCCCTGATCAACGTCACAGAGCCCCCCCGGGTGTACGTCAGCTCCTTCTGGCCTCAGGACTACGCTGCAGACACCAGCCGAGAGCTCTTCATGAAGGAGGAGACCTCTCTGCTGGAGGACCTCAACCAG GTGATTGAGAATCAGATGGAGAACAAGATCGCTTTCATCCGCCAGCACGGCATCCGTGTGCGCATCCACGCCCTGCTGGTGGACCGCTACCTCCAGACCTACCACGACAAGCTGGGCTGGTTCAGCGACCCCTACGAGGTGTTCCAAGACATTGTCAACGACCCGGACAAGTACTACATCTTCAAATCCATTCTGGCCAAAACCAACGTCAGCAAGTTCGACCTGCCCAACAAGGAGGCCTACCAAGACTTCTTTGGCGTGAACCCGGTTTCCAGCTTCAAGCAGCTCTCCTCCCACTGCAGCTGGACCGGCGGCTGCCTGCTGGAGAAGATAGAGAGGGCCATCTCAAATGATCTCCCGGCACTGCTCAGCAGTGTCAGCAAGGCCGCAGACACGCCTGCCCCAGCGAAGGCTGCGCCCACACCTCCGCCTCCACTCCCTGGCACCTGTGAGGGTCCCGGGTGTGAGGAGAAACCCAAGAATCGCTGGAGGAAGCACTGA